One genomic window of Actinoalloteichus hoggarensis includes the following:
- a CDS encoding sugar kinase: MSTSPPEPRAVCLGESMIVLVPDEAGPLEHSRVFHRSAGGAESNVAGTLAGLGVTTSWVSRLGADGFGRYVLTDIAARGVDVSGVELDPLRPTGLYVKERDTSTGRTGPGSVAVGVEHGGGQADRPGDGSVVEGHGAAGIGAGIGAAAGAGAEVGDVVGSPRRGTDTATTGRATVDPADGVLGEDTPRPATEDAGEGRRERGCPGAAGPGDVSRRRMHYYRTGSAASAMAPELLDGDRRHALFAAADLVHVTGITAGISDSAAELLFTLLRRPRAGTLISFDLNWRPILWHDRDPSTLARLCALADIVLLGADEAEAVFGTADPERLRDLLPEPRTVLVKDDAHEAVALDRDGTRTTVAALRVDVVDPVGAGDGFAAGYLAATLRGMTPQRCLRLGHLCAALALTVQDDHAPPPDPATVETLLTCTDQEWLRVRVGADGIRTPS, translated from the coding sequence ATGTCGACATCGCCGCCGGAGCCGAGGGCCGTCTGCCTGGGCGAGTCGATGATCGTGTTGGTCCCCGATGAGGCCGGCCCGCTGGAGCACAGCCGGGTGTTCCATCGTTCGGCGGGCGGAGCCGAGTCCAATGTGGCGGGCACGCTCGCGGGTTTGGGTGTCACCACGAGTTGGGTCTCCCGTCTCGGCGCGGACGGCTTCGGCCGTTACGTGCTCACCGACATCGCGGCCAGAGGGGTGGACGTCTCCGGCGTCGAGCTGGACCCGCTACGGCCCACCGGCCTCTACGTCAAGGAGCGGGACACGTCGACGGGCCGCACCGGTCCCGGCTCCGTGGCCGTCGGGGTCGAGCACGGCGGCGGGCAGGCGGACCGCCCGGGGGACGGGTCCGTCGTCGAGGGACACGGTGCGGCGGGAATCGGTGCAGGCATCGGTGCCGCTGCTGGTGCGGGTGCCGAGGTCGGTGACGTCGTCGGCTCGCCGCGCCGCGGGACGGACACGGCGACAACCGGCAGGGCGACAGTCGACCCGGCCGACGGCGTCCTCGGTGAAGACACCCCGCGCCCCGCGACCGAGGACGCCGGCGAAGGCCGTCGCGAGCGCGGCTGCCCCGGGGCAGCCGGGCCGGGCGACGTCTCCCGCCGACGAATGCACTACTACCGCACGGGCTCCGCGGCCTCCGCCATGGCGCCCGAGCTGCTCGACGGCGACCGGCGACACGCTCTGTTCGCCGCGGCGGACCTGGTGCACGTCACCGGGATCACCGCCGGAATCTCCGACTCCGCGGCGGAACTGCTGTTCACCCTGTTGCGGCGGCCTCGGGCGGGCACACTGATCAGTTTCGACCTGAACTGGCGGCCGATTCTCTGGCACGACCGCGATCCCTCGACTCTCGCGCGCCTCTGCGCTCTCGCCGACATCGTCCTACTCGGCGCCGACGAGGCCGAGGCCGTGTTCGGGACCGCCGATCCCGAACGCCTACGAGACCTCCTGCCCGAACCCCGAACGGTGCTCGTCAAGGACGACGCGCACGAGGCCGTGGCACTGGACCGAGACGGCACGCGCACCACGGTGGCGGCCCTGCGCGTCGACGTCGTCGACCCGGTCGGCGCCGGCGACGGTTTCGCCGCGGGTTACCTCGCCGCCACGCTGCGGGGCATGACTCCGCAGCGGTGCCTGCGTCTTGGCCACCTCTGCGCGGCGCTGGCGTTGACCGTACAAGACGACCACGCGCCGCCCCCGGACCCCGCGACGGTCGAGACGTTGCTGACCTGCACCGATCAGGAATGGCTGCGGGTACGAGTCGGCGCGGACGGCATCCGGACCCCGTCCTGA
- a CDS encoding ArsR/SmtB family transcription factor, which translates to MSVEEERLNRAFTALGDPVRRALIARLSRGDATVNELAEPFPITKQAVSRHIQVLEAAGLITRSREGQRRPCHLDPAALEALTSWIDTYRLIVERRHRLLDAVLDSLEEQE; encoded by the coding sequence ATGTCCGTCGAGGAGGAGCGGCTGAACCGGGCGTTCACGGCGTTGGGCGATCCCGTGCGCCGGGCGCTGATCGCCCGGCTGTCCCGAGGTGACGCGACGGTGAACGAACTCGCCGAGCCGTTCCCGATCACCAAGCAGGCCGTCTCCCGACACATCCAGGTGTTGGAGGCCGCCGGGCTGATCACCCGAAGCCGCGAGGGTCAACGCCGCCCGTGTCACCTCGATCCGGCCGCGTTGGAGGCGCTGACGAGCTGGATCGACACCTACCGCCTGATCGTCGAGCGACGCCACCGTCTGCTCGACGCCGTACTGGACAGCCTTGAGGAGCAGGAATGA
- a CDS encoding o-succinylbenzoate synthase: protein MTSTEIDFDNAHVYAVPMRTRFRGITVREGMLFEGPAGWGEFCPFPEYDDHESAAWLATAIEQCTDGWPEPVRDRIPVNCTVPAVGPERAKEIVAAAGCQTAKIKIADHPGSSHEDLARVRAVREALGPDGAIRVDANAVWDVDTAVSQIRLLDAAAAGLEYVEQPCRTIEELAAVRRQVTVPIAADESIRRAEDPLRVAVAGAADIAVLKCTPLGGVRRALRVAESAGLPCVVSSALETSVGLGAQLALAGALPTLDLACGLGTVSLLGGDVVDEASSLRPVHGVLPVPRTPVAPDPTALAEYESTDPERVRWWRDRLRRVRAALADRQATLRD, encoded by the coding sequence GTGACCAGCACCGAGATCGACTTCGACAACGCTCACGTCTACGCCGTCCCGATGCGGACCCGCTTCCGCGGCATCACCGTGCGGGAGGGGATGCTCTTCGAAGGCCCTGCCGGGTGGGGCGAGTTCTGCCCGTTCCCGGAATACGACGACCACGAGTCCGCCGCCTGGCTGGCCACCGCGATCGAACAGTGCACCGACGGCTGGCCGGAGCCCGTTCGCGATCGAATACCCGTCAACTGCACGGTGCCCGCCGTCGGTCCCGAACGTGCCAAGGAGATCGTCGCGGCGGCAGGCTGCCAGACGGCGAAGATCAAGATCGCCGATCATCCCGGCTCCTCCCACGAGGATCTGGCTCGGGTACGGGCGGTGCGTGAGGCCCTCGGGCCCGACGGGGCGATCCGGGTGGACGCCAACGCGGTCTGGGACGTCGACACCGCGGTGTCCCAGATCCGGCTGCTCGACGCGGCCGCGGCCGGCCTCGAGTACGTCGAACAGCCCTGCCGGACCATCGAGGAGCTGGCGGCCGTGCGACGCCAGGTGACCGTGCCCATCGCCGCCGACGAGTCGATCCGCCGGGCGGAGGACCCGCTGCGGGTGGCCGTCGCGGGAGCCGCCGACATCGCCGTGCTCAAGTGCACGCCGCTCGGCGGGGTCCGCCGCGCGCTGCGCGTCGCCGAGTCGGCAGGCCTGCCCTGTGTCGTGTCCTCCGCGTTGGAGACCAGCGTCGGGCTCGGCGCGCAGCTCGCCCTGGCAGGAGCGCTGCCCACGCTGGATCTCGCGTGCGGCCTCGGCACGGTGTCCCTGCTCGGCGGGGACGTCGTCGACGAGGCGTCCTCGCTGCGTCCGGTCCACGGCGTCCTGCCCGTGCCGCGCACCCCCGTGGCCCCTGACCCGACGGCACTGGCCGAATACGAGTCGACCGATCCCGAGCGGGTGCGCTGGTGGCGGGATCGCCTTCGCCGCGTCCGCGCCGCCCTGGCCGACCGACAGGCGACGCTGCGGGACTGA
- a CDS encoding IclR family transcriptional regulator, producing the protein MSQSLTKALRILVELGDQARTLTELAERLDVHKTTVLRLLRTMEDERFVFRDEHHRYHLGSRLFGLSSLALEQRQVRGIAGPHLAELNRRTGQTVHLATFEGGEVVYVDKYDSRHPVRMYSRIGLRAPLNCAAVAKVILAGMPSTQRRQVVDTIDFVRFTERTITDAAALHAELDRVAEQGHAVDRAEHESFINCIGAPVHDAGGQVAAAVSVSVPDILLSYEQVLELLPDLLTTAAAISHDCGFHR; encoded by the coding sequence GTGAGCCAGAGCCTGACCAAGGCATTGCGCATCCTCGTCGAACTCGGCGATCAGGCGCGGACGCTCACCGAGCTGGCCGAACGTCTCGACGTGCACAAGACCACGGTGCTGCGGCTGCTGCGGACCATGGAGGACGAGAGATTCGTCTTCCGCGACGAGCACCATCGCTATCACCTGGGATCGCGGCTCTTCGGACTGTCCAGCCTCGCGTTGGAACAGCGTCAGGTGCGCGGCATCGCCGGTCCGCACCTCGCCGAGCTGAACCGGCGCACCGGCCAGACCGTCCACCTCGCCACCTTCGAGGGCGGCGAGGTGGTCTACGTCGACAAGTACGACTCGCGTCATCCGGTGCGGATGTACTCCCGTATCGGGCTGCGGGCGCCCTTGAACTGTGCCGCGGTGGCCAAGGTGATCCTGGCGGGAATGCCCTCGACCCAGCGTCGACAGGTCGTCGACACGATCGACTTCGTCCGCTTCACCGAGCGCACCATCACCGACGCCGCTGCGTTGCACGCCGAACTGGACCGCGTCGCCGAACAAGGCCACGCTGTCGACCGGGCGGAGCACGAGTCGTTCATCAACTGCATCGGCGCGCCCGTGCACGACGCGGGCGGCCAGGTCGCGGCGGCCGTGTCGGTCTCCGTACCCGACATCCTCCTGAGCTACGAACAGGTCCTGGAACTGCTGCCCGATCTGTTGACCACCGCCGCGGCCATCTCCCACGACTGCGGCTTCCATCGCTGA
- a CDS encoding 2-hydroxyacid dehydrogenase produces MKIVLTDPVLTRFFTAELTAAGTDGHDWRLMAGRPDAEVAEELVDADVLVAARMTPAMAEHAERLRLVHVTGAGYDRIPLDVLAPGVTVCNTFHHGRSIAEHVVMVTMMLSRRVLPVERRFRSGRWESVVLDSSVPLGLGLAGRTIGVIGLGEIGRQVVRATTALGMRARAVRRDPRAPLPADLRLDRVDGDDELDALLEASDVVVVTVPLSAATTGLIDADRLAVMRPSALLVNVARGPIVDEDALYEALAQRRIGGAALDVWWSHPKDGVGTRGHSRPFHTLDNVVLTPHHSGHTAETFGGRAADIAANIGRLAAGEPLTNVVRAGR; encoded by the coding sequence ATGAAGATCGTCCTGACCGATCCGGTGCTGACTCGGTTCTTCACCGCCGAGCTCACCGCCGCGGGCACCGACGGCCACGACTGGCGACTGATGGCCGGCCGACCGGACGCCGAGGTCGCCGAGGAACTCGTCGACGCCGACGTGCTGGTGGCCGCCAGGATGACACCCGCGATGGCCGAACACGCCGAGCGGCTGCGGTTGGTGCACGTCACCGGTGCGGGTTACGACCGCATCCCCTTGGACGTGCTCGCGCCCGGCGTGACCGTCTGCAACACCTTCCATCACGGCCGTTCCATCGCCGAGCACGTGGTGATGGTGACGATGATGCTCTCCCGCCGCGTGCTGCCGGTCGAACGCCGGTTCCGCTCCGGTCGATGGGAGTCGGTCGTGCTGGATTCCTCGGTACCGCTGGGGCTCGGCCTCGCGGGCCGCACCATCGGTGTGATCGGGCTGGGCGAGATCGGGCGGCAGGTGGTGCGGGCGACGACGGCGTTGGGCATGCGTGCCCGCGCTGTCCGCCGCGACCCGCGGGCCCCGCTGCCCGCCGATCTGCGGCTCGATCGGGTCGACGGCGACGACGAACTCGACGCCCTGCTCGAAGCCTCCGACGTCGTGGTCGTCACCGTGCCCCTGTCGGCCGCCACCACGGGCCTGATCGACGCCGATCGCCTCGCCGTGATGCGGCCCTCCGCGCTGCTGGTCAACGTGGCGCGCGGTCCGATCGTCGACGAGGACGCCCTGTACGAGGCACTGGCGCAGCGGCGGATCGGCGGTGCGGCACTGGACGTGTGGTGGTCGCATCCCAAGGACGGCGTCGGCACACGGGGACACTCGAGGCCGTTTCACACCCTGGACAACGTGGTCCTCACGCCGCACCACTCCGGACACACCGCCGAGACCTTCGGTGGTCGAGCGGCCGACATCGCCGCGAACATCGGGCGGCTGGCGGCCGGGGAGCCGTTGACGAACGTGGTCCGCGCGGGTCGTTGA
- a CDS encoding RidA family protein — protein MAGGAPAPGCPNSRDELTAKSEAYGEFGSARVTEEALPARTTVFTALPRDGMLVEIDAMAV, from the coding sequence GTGGCGGGTGGCGCCCCAGCCCCGGGCTGTCCGAACAGCCGAGACGAGCTCACCGCGAAGAGCGAGGCTTACGGCGAGTTCGGCTCCGCCCGTGTCACCGAGGAAGCGCTGCCCGCGAGGACGACGGTGTTCACGGCCCTGCCCCGTGACGGGATGCTGGTCGAGATCGACGCGATGGCTGTATGA
- a CDS encoding glucarate dehydratase family protein, whose product MPESVTTEPHRIREIRVTPVAFRDLPLLNVVGVHEPFALRAIIEIVTDSGLVGLGETYGDAGHLDRLRLAAAQLIDVDVWDVNEIARRVQVTLAADTSKTGHGMSGMVTGSSTADRVLSPFEVACLDIQGHAIGRPVSDLLGGAVRDRVDYSAYLFYKWAGHPGAEEDHWGAALAPDQLVAQARRMIDEYGFSAIKLKGGVFPPDEEIEAIRALRRAFPDHPLRIDPNGAWTVRTSIRVGKELDGVLEYLEDPTPGVDGMAEVAREVSMPLATNMCVVAFDHVKPAVAQDAVGVVLSDHHFWGGLGRSRVLAGICDTFGLGLSMHSNSHLGISLAAMTHLAAATPNLSYACDTHWPWKAADEDVVVPGALRFEQGAVPVPTGPGLGVELDRDALARLHEQYLSSGIRERDDTGYMRRAQPDFDPTAPRW is encoded by the coding sequence GTGCCCGAGAGCGTGACCACCGAGCCGCATCGCATCCGCGAGATCCGGGTGACCCCGGTCGCCTTCCGCGATCTGCCGCTGCTCAACGTCGTCGGCGTACACGAACCCTTCGCGCTGCGAGCCATCATCGAGATCGTGACCGACTCCGGGCTTGTCGGACTCGGTGAGACCTACGGCGACGCGGGACACCTGGACCGACTTCGGCTGGCGGCCGCACAGCTCATCGACGTCGACGTCTGGGACGTCAACGAGATCGCCCGTCGCGTCCAGGTGACGCTGGCCGCCGACACGTCCAAGACGGGCCACGGCATGAGCGGGATGGTGACCGGTAGCAGCACCGCCGACCGGGTTCTGTCTCCTTTCGAGGTCGCCTGTCTGGACATTCAGGGGCATGCGATCGGCCGTCCGGTCAGTGATCTGCTCGGGGGTGCCGTACGGGACCGCGTCGACTACAGCGCCTACCTGTTCTACAAGTGGGCGGGCCACCCCGGTGCCGAGGAAGATCACTGGGGCGCCGCCCTCGCTCCGGACCAGCTCGTCGCCCAGGCCCGTCGAATGATCGACGAGTACGGCTTCAGCGCCATCAAGCTCAAGGGCGGGGTGTTCCCGCCCGACGAGGAGATCGAGGCGATCCGGGCACTGCGTCGTGCCTTTCCCGACCACCCGTTACGCATCGATCCGAACGGCGCCTGGACCGTGCGGACGTCCATCCGTGTCGGCAAGGAGTTGGACGGGGTCCTGGAGTATCTGGAGGATCCGACCCCCGGTGTCGACGGCATGGCCGAGGTGGCCAGGGAGGTCTCGATGCCGTTGGCGACGAACATGTGCGTCGTCGCCTTCGACCACGTCAAGCCGGCGGTGGCACAGGATGCCGTCGGCGTGGTCCTCTCGGATCACCACTTCTGGGGAGGCCTTGGCAGGTCGCGCGTGCTCGCCGGCATCTGTGACACCTTCGGACTGGGTCTGTCGATGCACTCGAACTCGCACCTGGGCATCAGCCTCGCCGCGATGACCCATCTGGCGGCGGCCACGCCCAATCTCAGCTATGCCTGCGATACGCACTGGCCTTGGAAGGCCGCCGACGAGGACGTGGTGGTGCCCGGCGCGCTGCGCTTCGAGCAGGGTGCGGTGCCCGTGCCCACGGGGCCCGGCCTCGGCGTCGAGCTGGATCGCGACGCGCTCGCCAGGCTGCACGAGCAGTACCTGAGCAGCGGGATTCGGGAGCGCGACGACACCGGCTACATGCGCCGGGCTCAGCCCGACTTCGACCCCACGGCTCCGCGCTGGTGA
- a CDS encoding DUF6886 family protein — protein sequence MRPEPGQVLHFSENPSITRFVPHVAATARQAEAYVWAVDAACAPDYWFPRACPRAMAWRLPTTSAADRDRILGPGGGDRVHVIEYRQVAAFLSVDLYAYRFDAQPFRPFGEPAPSAMVAVEAVEPLGPPEPVGNLLELHRAAGIQLRVLDDLWGFWDAVVRSTLGFSGIRLRNAAPRRGDADD from the coding sequence ATGCGACCCGAGCCGGGACAGGTACTGCACTTCTCCGAGAATCCGTCGATCACGAGGTTCGTTCCTCATGTCGCCGCGACGGCGCGCCAGGCGGAGGCCTACGTCTGGGCGGTGGACGCGGCCTGCGCCCCGGACTACTGGTTTCCCCGCGCGTGTCCTCGTGCGATGGCGTGGAGGCTGCCCACGACCTCGGCCGCGGACCGGGACCGCATCCTCGGTCCGGGCGGCGGCGACCGGGTCCACGTGATCGAGTACCGGCAGGTCGCGGCGTTCCTCAGCGTCGACCTGTACGCCTATCGCTTCGACGCGCAGCCCTTCCGCCCCTTCGGGGAGCCCGCTCCGAGCGCGATGGTCGCGGTCGAGGCCGTGGAGCCGCTGGGCCCGCCGGAGCCGGTCGGGAATCTCCTCGAGCTGCATCGCGCCGCGGGCATCCAGCTTCGGGTGCTCGACGACCTGTGGGGCTTCTGGGACGCGGTCGTGCGAAGCACTCTCGGCTTCAGCGGCATCCGACTGCGCAATGCCGCCCCGCGGCGGGGTGACGCGGACGACTGA
- a CDS encoding SRPBCC domain-containing protein, which translates to MTSSEPTTISAEPGSPFIDVVREFRATPARVFRATPARVFRASTESELVARWLGPRELDLRVEEYDARPAGAYRYVHRDTTGQEYAFRGVFHTVTANTRIVKTFEFDGAPGQVSLETTELEDLGGRTRLRTRSVFPSVQARDAAIEAGMEHGVRDSMDRLAEALSGANTPGQASPTAEGRVVVDITMSLDGYVAAPGADLEHGAGIGGEVLHDWVLRKQTAATAELIADIVARTGAVIMGRRTFDFVNGPHGWRDDLGYGGKRDQSAAPPVFVVTHSVPAQVRLADRFTFVTEGLEQALLAARAVAGAKDVVIMGGGALANEFLRAGLVDVLSLHVAPVTFGSGTPLFPASGGAALRLELLESTSTPAAHHLVYRVLR; encoded by the coding sequence ATGACGAGCAGTGAGCCCACGACCATCTCCGCCGAGCCCGGCAGCCCGTTCATCGACGTGGTCCGCGAGTTCCGGGCCACACCCGCCCGGGTCTTCCGGGCCACACCCGCCCGGGTCTTCCGCGCCTCGACGGAGTCCGAGCTGGTCGCCCGGTGGCTCGGCCCTCGTGAACTCGATCTGCGGGTCGAGGAGTACGACGCACGCCCGGCGGGCGCCTACCGCTACGTCCACCGCGACACGACGGGACAGGAGTACGCCTTCCGAGGCGTCTTCCACACGGTCACGGCGAACACCAGGATCGTCAAGACCTTCGAGTTCGACGGAGCACCCGGTCAGGTGAGCCTGGAGACCACCGAGCTGGAGGACCTCGGCGGGCGCACCCGACTGCGCACCCGGTCGGTGTTCCCCTCGGTCCAGGCACGCGACGCCGCGATCGAGGCAGGCATGGAGCACGGCGTCCGCGATTCGATGGATCGGCTCGCCGAGGCCCTGTCGGGCGCGAACACCCCGGGGCAGGCCTCGCCGACCGCCGAGGGTCGGGTCGTCGTGGACATCACCATGTCCCTGGACGGCTACGTCGCCGCGCCCGGGGCGGACCTGGAGCACGGCGCGGGCATCGGGGGCGAGGTCCTGCACGACTGGGTGTTGCGCAAGCAGACCGCGGCGACCGCCGAACTGATCGCGGACATCGTCGCCCGCACCGGCGCGGTGATCATGGGGCGACGCACCTTCGACTTCGTCAACGGTCCCCATGGTTGGCGGGACGACCTCGGTTACGGCGGAAAGCGCGACCAGTCGGCAGCGCCGCCGGTGTTCGTGGTGACCCACTCGGTGCCTGCACAGGTGCGATTGGCCGACCGGTTCACCTTCGTCACGGAGGGACTCGAACAGGCGCTGCTCGCGGCGCGGGCCGTCGCAGGCGCCAAGGACGTCGTGATCATGGGCGGGGGCGCCCTGGCGAACGAGTTCCTGCGCGCTGGGCTCGTCGACGTCCTCTCCCTGCACGTCGCCCCGGTGACGTTCGGCTCCGGCACCCCGTTGTTCCCGGCCTCGGGGGGCGCCGCACTACGACTGGAGCTGCTCGAGTCGACGTCGACGCCCGCGGCCCATCACCTGGTCTACCGCGTGCTGCGGTGA
- a CDS encoding sulfite exporter TauE/SafE family protein, producing MSGWELALLGVVVLVGAFLQASIGFGLGMLAGPVMALVEPALVPAGVMLLATGVTAATVVLEREHLDLRGAGWALLGRVPGVVAGAALVAVLPTRALSLFLAAVVLFGVYCTVRGFAPRPTRTAVVAAGAASGLMGTATSIGGPPMALVWQSKVGPALRGTMGAFFLVGSVMSLLALTVAGQVTGEVVGHTALLLPAAALGMLVSRPLARRLDVRRVRYVVLTVSVVGAVILIVQQFV from the coding sequence GTGAGCGGCTGGGAGCTGGCCCTGCTCGGCGTGGTCGTGCTGGTCGGCGCCTTCCTCCAGGCGTCCATCGGCTTCGGCCTGGGAATGCTGGCCGGGCCGGTGATGGCGCTGGTCGAGCCCGCGCTGGTCCCGGCGGGAGTGATGCTGCTGGCCACCGGGGTCACCGCCGCCACGGTGGTATTAGAGCGCGAGCACCTCGATCTGCGGGGCGCCGGCTGGGCGCTGCTGGGTCGGGTGCCGGGAGTGGTCGCGGGGGCGGCGCTGGTGGCCGTGCTGCCGACGCGGGCGCTGAGCCTGTTCCTGGCCGCCGTCGTGCTGTTCGGCGTCTACTGCACGGTGCGGGGGTTCGCGCCCCGTCCCACCAGGACGGCGGTCGTGGCGGCCGGGGCCGCCTCCGGGTTGATGGGCACCGCGACCTCCATCGGCGGACCCCCGATGGCGCTGGTGTGGCAGAGCAAGGTCGGGCCCGCGCTGCGGGGCACGATGGGGGCGTTCTTCCTGGTCGGCTCGGTGATGAGCCTCCTCGCGCTGACCGTGGCCGGGCAGGTCACCGGTGAGGTCGTCGGTCACACCGCGCTGCTGCTGCCCGCCGCCGCGCTGGGGATGCTGGTGTCCCGCCCGCTGGCCCGGCGACTCGACGTGCGCCGCGTCCGCTACGTCGTGTTGACGGTGTCGGTGGTGGGGGCGGTGATCCTGATCGTCCAGCAGTTCGTCTGA